One segment of Synechococcus sp. A15-24 DNA contains the following:
- the raiA gene encoding ribosome-associated translation inhibitor RaiA, whose amino-acid sequence MKLLIHGRNLEITPALRDYTKTKLERATHHFGDAVREADVHLSVARNPRVPQQTAEVTVFANGTVIRAQERSENLYASIDLAAGKLARQLRRWKERHSDHHHSHGHSASNTPTTDAVTDDSQVEGSLLQGREPELPDPGVRRKYFAMPPMSLEEARRQLDLIDHDFYLFRDKESDQLQVIYRRNHGGYGVIQARG is encoded by the coding sequence ATGAAGTTGCTGATCCATGGTCGCAACCTTGAGATCACGCCGGCCCTGAGGGACTACACCAAGACCAAACTCGAACGGGCCACCCACCATTTCGGCGATGCCGTCCGCGAGGCGGACGTGCACCTCTCCGTCGCCCGCAACCCCAGGGTTCCGCAACAGACCGCTGAAGTCACGGTGTTCGCCAATGGCACTGTGATTCGGGCCCAGGAACGCAGCGAAAACCTCTACGCCAGCATCGACCTGGCGGCCGGCAAGCTGGCGCGTCAGCTGCGGCGCTGGAAGGAGCGTCACAGCGATCACCACCACAGTCACGGCCATAGTGCAAGCAACACCCCCACCACCGATGCGGTCACCGATGACAGCCAGGTGGAAGGCTCGCTGCTGCAAGGCCGTGAACCCGAGCTTCCCGACCCCGGTGTTCGCCGTAAGTATTTCGCCATGCCGCCGATGAGCCTCGAGGAGGCCCGGCGACAACTGGATCTAATCGACCACGACTTCTATCTATTTCGCGACAAGGAGAGCGATCAACTGCAGGTGATTTACCGCCGGAACCATGGTGGTTATGGCGTGATCCAGGCTCGAGGCTGA
- the lipB gene encoding lipoyl(octanoyl) transferase LipB — MPVDIGKLVTPVDSAHPGSAILVEPTAAVPFEQAWADQRHWQQRLLEQPHLPEAVWLLQHEACYTFGRGASSEHLHFPLDQPPAPLHRIDRGGEVTHHLPGQLVAYPVLDLRRRQPDLHWYLRELEQVLIDVLAQLDLRGERLPGLTGLWLNNRKVAAIGVGCRRWITQHGLALNIDCDLAGFDQVTPCGLSGRAVGRLVDWIPGLRLAEVQPLLRDALAARFHLAWCDEA; from the coding sequence GTGCCGGTTGATATCGGCAAACTAGTTACGCCTGTCGATTCGGCACACCCCGGCTCCGCAATTCTTGTTGAGCCCACCGCTGCCGTGCCGTTTGAGCAGGCCTGGGCCGATCAACGCCACTGGCAGCAGCGTCTGCTGGAGCAGCCGCACCTGCCGGAGGCGGTCTGGTTGCTGCAACACGAGGCCTGTTACACCTTTGGCCGCGGGGCCAGCAGCGAGCATCTGCATTTCCCGCTGGACCAACCACCGGCGCCGCTGCATCGGATCGATCGCGGTGGTGAGGTGACCCACCACCTGCCCGGTCAGCTGGTGGCCTACCCCGTCTTGGATCTGCGGCGGCGTCAGCCTGATCTGCACTGGTATCTGCGCGAGTTGGAGCAGGTGCTGATCGATGTCCTGGCGCAGCTCGACCTGCGGGGAGAGCGCCTGCCGGGGCTGACGGGTCTCTGGCTGAACAACCGCAAGGTGGCGGCCATTGGTGTGGGCTGTCGCCGCTGGATCACCCAGCACGGTCTGGCTCTGAATATCGACTGCGATCTGGCTGGATTTGATCAGGTCACACCCTGTGGCCTCAGCGGTCGAGCGGTGGGGCGCCTGGTGGATTGGATTCCTGGATTGCGCCTCGCGGAGGTGCAGCCTCTGCTGCGGGATGCCTTGGCTGCCCGCTTCCACCTGGCCTGGTGCGATGAAGCGTGA